The nucleotide window ATTCTCGCAATCTTGATTTGGTACGACTTTGTTGTTGACTTTACCACCATGAATAAGATAAAAGCTAACATCTTTTCTTTCTCTATCCAAATTAAAGTACCATGATGAATTAGAAAGTACTTCAAAATATTTCACATGAATTGATGAATTAATGAGGTTCAACCCAATATAGGTGAGGGTGTAACAACTCTAAGTTCAATTAGTGACCAATGGATACAGCTTCTTTCTCACAACAAACATTAAACTTTGGTTTACAAGAATATGTCCCCACTTAATTGACAATTGACATAGGTTAACGATgtcaaaacaaatcaaacattaGGGGTTTTGATATAAGCCACTTTCTTAGAGTCGGACACTTTGACTAAAGTCCCAAGCTCGTAACTAATCCAACACTTAAACCTACTCTTATCGTAAAAATACCCCAAACATTTACAGTCCCCAGTACACAAACCACGACACTTACTCTCTCCAACAGCAAGACCAACGTTATACTTGGTCATGAAATGGTCAACACCTCCAAGTCTATAATAACGAAAAGTCTCTGGATCACAACTCTTCACCTTCTTGGGCTGACAAGCTTTACTCCAGCCCAATAAGCCCAAAGCCGACGGACAAGCCACACACTGACTGTCCTCACAAAGCCCAAACTCTCCGCATTTCGACGGTAACAAACACTCGTTGCCTCCGCGGTTAAATAGCTCAAACGTTACTTCCCACGCAAGAAAACTAACCTTGAAATCAAAAGTGTAGATCCTAAGATTTCCATCAGCGTCAAGCCTGAGGAAACTTTGCGAGGCATTAAACCTAGGCCTCGCGAGAAACTGCTTGTACGGAAACTCGGGCCTAAGACCAGGCGTGGCTAGGCCCCAACTGAGTCGCGGTTCCTTGGTCTTTTGCCGCGTAAAGAGTCGTGCTTGGAATAAACCGACCTTCTATAACGTGATAAACAACGGTTCTGTTGTTACTCCTAGGGATTAAATGACTTAGAACGAGCCGGTCAGGCTCTAAGGTAAGAGTATATGACCCATTGTCACGGCTCACAAGCTTGTTAGGGCCATCAAGTGTGAGAGACTGACCAACAAGGAGTGTATCTGTCGGAAAATCAAAACTCTGCCACACAGACCATCCTCCATCGTCAAACAGTACAAGATTACCGTTCTCGTTCATGGTTAAGCCAATAACGCCTTTGTTTTCTGTGTTTGTCTGCCAGACGACTCTACCATCTGGCTGGGACAGAACAAGATTCCCCTCTGGTCCGAAGGAAAGAGAAGCCTCTTCGTGGACTGGTGTTCGAGGGTTAGCCTGCCAAACCCAGCGGATGATGGAGTCAGAAGTTCCCGTTCCCATACCTATGGCGAGTGTGTATGCATTTGGCGTGGTGTTGTAGAAACATAGACGGAAGTGATTACGGATGACGCCTACGTCTCTGTAGCTTGCGCCGTACTCTATTTCAGAGTCTCCGAAGTCGCCGCGGTTTAGGAATTGGAGTTGCTCTGATGGAGGAACTTGTGGTTGGACGAGTGTGAtcagaagaaagagagaaagaagagtaAGAATATGTGATGCTAAtgccattttttgtttttgttttcaaggtCTTTGGATAGAAAGATAGGGAATAAAATGGGATATGTATTTATGCCACAAGATTTAGTATAAATAGTATGAATTAAAGAAGTCAAACCGGCTTAATTAATTAGGTCAAGTCAAAGTGTTTATATTCTATGACAAATTGTGTAGTTTCTTAAGCCGTGCTCTACGAAGTTGTGCATGTGTTTATTGTCATAGCTAGGCTTTAATGGTTGCCATGCGTTAAGTATAATACAAATGGCTCGAAGTCAAATAGCAGGCAGAATGGCAGATTGATAAAGTAGATAAGCCAGGAAACATGTTGCAGATTCATTTCTCTACCAAGACATTTGGACCAACATTGAATCAGTTTCTCGTTGACGTCTCCTATCCAAGACAAGATTGAGATTACTACTCTGGAACAAACACTGTCTCTGTTGCGGATGTAGTCTGGAGCTGGTTGACTAACAATACTtgaaataaacattataaagtGTATAATAGTCTAGAACTCATATAGATGTCAATATTATTACAAACCAAGAAGAGAACCAAAACAATGGACCTTATAATTCTCACTCAAcagattacaaaaataaaaaagacttTCAATTTGAGCAGCACCCGAGTTTCTTCAGAGCAGAGACATCGTTTTTAACCTCGATCTTCTCACCTTTAGGAACAGATCCATTCCCATCTTCACCAGCTTCCATTTGCTTCTTGCTTGTTATACGGTAAATCTGCGTCAAAACCTCTGCAAAGGCGTTCTCGACGTTGGTGGATTCAAGGGCAGATGTTTCCATGAAGCAAAGCGATTCCTGCTCGGCATACGATTTCCCATCTTCCGTGGGGACAGCTAGCAAATGGCGCAGGTCGGATTTGTTACCGACGAGCATCACCACGATGTTAGGGTCTGTGTGGTTCTTGAGCTCCTTCAACCACCGGTCAACGTTCTCGAAAGTTGCACGGCGGGTAGTATCGTATACTAGGAGCGCCCCAACGGCTCCACGGTAGTATGCACTAGTGATGGCACGGTACCTATGACCAAAAATCAAACAGAGTCTCTTAATATGGTGCCGAAGAATCAGTCATAAACCAAGCAACTGTGATAATAGTTAAAAGGATAGGCCTCCTCGCAATCATTGGTCTTATAGGCTTTTTTAACTTCCACTATCTTAATCAGAGGCAAATGCCAAATCTAGATCAAAGACGTGCATACTGAATCTCTAGTTACAAAGAAAGACAGTGGAAACAAATAGTAGTTTCAGTGGAGGGAGACAACCCAACTAGTAAAGAGAGCAAAGTTCTTTGCTTTTCTAAAGTAGCCTGTGTTACTGAAACCTAGTCTCTGTGTTTGACTCAGTACGACTATTATGATTTGCTTGAGTTCTACTGATCATTAATCACATGCTACTGTTCATAGATTCAACTCAAGCAAATCATGGTCGTACTGAGAGTCAAAAACAGAGACTAGTTATTATTTAATCTACATTTACATTATTAGCTATACCACTTCATAATCTATCCTTCAAGGGTGGTCAAATGAAGTCAACAGTTGTCAAAAGAACAACATTTGAGTACAAAAAAAGTCAACGGAGAGACTCTTCACTACTCAAAAATGCTAAAAACTAGACCTTTGAATAGTCACACCATCTTCTATACCTAAGAGAAAGATCACAACCCATCTCTATAGAAAGGTTACCAAATAAAGTGTAAACACAGATTGGATTCATAGATTCAATTCAAATGTAGGCTCATGAGCTAGATCTGAGCTAGTGATCTACGAgacaaaagtttaaaaaataaaataaaaaaggaaccTTTCTTGACCAGCAGTATCCCAAATCTGAGCCTTGACGACCTTTTCATCGACTTTCAAGGTACGAGTTGCGAACTCGACACCAATGGTGGATTTAGACTCGAGATTGAACTCGTTTTTGGTGAATCTGGAGAGCAGATTCGATTTCCCTACACCCGAATCGCCTATGAGGACGACTTTGAAGAGGTAATCGTAGTCGTCTTCCACTCTGTACCCTGCCATTTATCTCCGCCGCTGCttgcttctcctcctcctcaccAGCTATTGAtctgaagagagagagagagaggagtgtgTGAAGGTGTAAACTGAGATTTGAAATGAAACTCGCGAAAGTGGTGGTAAGAGTTTTAACGTGACTGTTGGTGATGGTCTGTGATTTATAAGAGGAGATCTGGTCCGTTGATCTGTTCCAGCCGCGTAGGTGACGTATGGGGATTTTGATTAGGTTTTGACGGATGTACCCTTGACGTTTAATGGCCATGTGACGTATAGTAGTTAATAATCACTGTAAAGGAAGGTTTAGTGCCATAAACACCGTTTATACAAGTGTTGTGCATGTGTGTCTCTTTTTGAGAATTTATGACATTTTCGGCTAGTTCAGATTAGTTTGGAATTCAGTTATCTCATGTCGGTCAAAATCTTACCAGGGTGAAGAAAAgatatttggttttgtttggttcaatttttggttttaattttttttatcagtttttAGTTTTCGGTTTGAGttgaataaaatttgatttgttttgtttaaattcgGTTATTTCTACTAGAATTTTAGttgaattcaaaattttggttaaaattaatattgtttggtaaaaaatattcttttagaaaatcgaACTTAATTGGTTACTGAACCAAAAATCGATTTTTTAGTTACTGAACTGAATCAAACTTTTTAACTGAATTGAACCAAAAAGTAAGTAAATAGCTGCATGTCTATGAGAAACTATACGATTAATGTATGTTTGAAACTCATGTCACTGATAAAGGAATCTTGGAAATAAGAAATCAAATCAACTTTAGATTATATGTTGCATATATCAACAGTAAAATTAATACTCCctttgtttcatattaagtgtttgttgtgaaaaaaaaatttgttgcaACATAATAGtcgttttaacattttaatgcatatttttttaattttattatctactttatttttctattggttaaaatatgagtatatatattagtaatgatgtttttatatataaaatatacaaaattaaaggattttttaatttgtgtacaTAAGTataaaataacacttattatgaaacatatGGAGAATATAATAACATTCTTATTAGTcgataaaagaaaacaagaagatGTGAGAGATTGGTATAGTGTCACATAAattacaatcttttttttttttgaaaaagtgcTTATAAATTACAATATTTCCCCTACGCCTTTCAGTTTTGTTTCTTAATGTTTTATGCCTTGTGATCATTTATCTTGCACTAGTGGAGTTTGAATAGGCTCTTGAAATCTTCCATGTTTGCTCTCGATTGGATTCTATtgagtttattatatatataactaagcATAAAATCGATGAACTCCAAGGTAGAAAACCTCAgctttttattttgtgtccgTCTTATAGATCAGGATATATACTACTTATACCATGTTCTGTTTTAGCAGCAAGAGTCTTGATTTACTCATTTGTTGTATGAACATATACTTTGCTGAACTGTTTACTTTACCCGCTAATGTTCATCATTACTTGCAGAACAACAAAAGTAAtttctgaaccctaaacctaggCCTCTTATTGCTATTGATAATTCAAAATTTCAATATATACCAAAATAATGAAAATCTATATAATATCTATTCAACCAAGTTTATGTTTTCACAAGATCAATTATAGAAGTACTAGTAAAAGTTGCCCAATACTTTAAACATATAATTGTGTCCCATGGATAAAATTTTGCTACAGACAcacaaaagttcaaaaataaaaagcagTCTCATAATAGTAATTCGCCACACTAATATGAGCCATAAAAATAACTTTTCGACAACGAACATGAAGAATATGAAGAAAATAGCACTCCCTCAAATTTTCTGGTCTCTAACGGAACACGTTTTCTCAGTCAGGAACTTGCTAAGATAAGTATATAACTGATGTATATCTTAATGTTTATAGTATTGAAATTTAAACAAATTTGAACTTTACATCTCAATGTGGAGCTCAGTTTTGCTATTTATAATAGTAAATTATATACggaattattatacaaaaatgcTAAAATTTacgggttttttttttgttttgtatatacCAATCAGAAGCATGCAGATTGAGATATTTATGGGTTTGCTGTTCTTAATTGGAGTTATAAAAGcagaacataaatatatataattatatattaattgatcaTCCATCCATTACAATCATAACACTGTATTCTGTATATATAAGAACGATCACCAATTTAGTTCATATGTACCTAACCAAATTACCATTGACCTAGATTTACTCCATTTTCTCCCTCTATATATAGATCCACTCTACCATTCACAAAACACACTATACAAACTCCAAAAAATAAAGCCATCCTTGCTTCGCCAATAATTAATCCATACTATTACAAAGTTAACTATAGGAATGGCTTGTCCAAGGGTCTCTATTTTGACTTTTTGCTTATTACTTTTTGTTGTAGGCTTTGTCTCGCAATATTGTGAAGCTAGAAAGGTTTTAATGCCTTACAATGCAAGCGAGGGTTTGTTTCTTAGTACCTTACCAAAGGGTAATGTGCCACCTTCGGGTCCAAGCGACAAGGGTCACACTTTTCAGCCGGAGGATTATTTGGACAAGCATATGGTGTCGGAGATTCATCGCCAACTAGGATCGGTCCCTAGCCCCGGCGTTGGTCATTAGGCACATTGATTGCcgactttatatatatttattttggctTTCATTTCATGATATTATCATATATCATACCGTACGGCGTCTTATGAAGAATGTTTGTGCCTGTGTGTCTTCATATGTGATCTAATACCAAGTACTGAAATagatgtgtttgtgtgtgtgatCGGTGATTAAGTAATAAAGATAAAGAATCATTATTTTACACTTTACTTTGAGATCTGTTTTAACATGTGCTATGGAATATGTATGTAACTACATGCAGCTCCTTGTCGCGTTCAAATAGATTCAAAACAAATAGTTATAAGCCTATAACTTTATAagtaaataacaatttaaaagcTTCGCTTTGGCACttgtatagaaaaaaaattattctggATCATATTAATATAAACATGATACGTACGTGAACATTGGTTTGGTGCCCACAATAATTGGGATAGTGTAAATATGTTGCGTACGTAAATTAAATTCATCAGGAAGGAAGAAAATAGTTCTAAGCCTATATAAGTGAACAATAATTCAAAAACAgctcaaaaaataataattcaaaagcTCCGCTTTGGCACTTTTGTAGAGCAAAAGTTGATGAATTGACAATAATCCACACAGTAATAACGCTAGGTTCTCTCCGGCAgttgacacatcagattttTAAATACTTGAGAGATTGACATGTCATTAAATGAAAAAGTTGAAAAACCAATGAAAACATTTTGTGTCTCCACGTCATTCCACTCCATTCACAATCTCTAAACATCGGAATCTCCGTTTCTTTTGTGCGCTTCAACTTTTCACAACGCAGATCCAGCTCCAACGAATAGCAACAGAGAGCCGTGAAGCAGAAGAATAAGATCGCATAGACTTCCTCATAGCATGTCTCCGCCAAAAAGAAATCATCAAAGTCGTTTGAGAAAGATTTGTTGGAGATGCAGACGACGTTGGAGAAGAATAATACGGAGGAGTTGATTAAGGAGAAGGACATGAGTTCTTAGGAAGGAGGAGGATGAGCTTGAGACGAGATACACTGAGCTGGAGAAGCTCAAGACGGAGTTAAAGAAGCTTCAGTAGATGAAGGAGTTCAAACCAACATGGTAAGATCTCTTGATCTAGATCAAACTTTTGGTTAGGCTTTATCACTAGATTAGGAATTGGTTAGATCTTGATTCTGCAGATACGACTGAACATTTTAGATCAAATAGAACATATCTAATAGAACGTTCCTTTAGGTTAGAGATAAACATCAATCACAACATATTTCATGGTTGGTTATCTTTGTGTGTATGATATGGTTGTTGTTGAGGATGTTATGATCACTGATTCGTGTAATGGTTTATTAATTCAAGACAATTTTATGTTGCTCTTTCAGATTTTTCCCGAGATTATGTGGTGTAAAGAACAATGGAATGAAGTCAAGACGCAAAACCCTAAGTCTTAGTGCGGAAGATAGGAAACCTTACGAGGAGAAGTAACATCTTGAGAAGGAAGTTTACCTCCAGGTCATTGCTAAGGAAAAACATGAGAGAGAGGCCATGGAGCTTCTAAACGATGAGCATAAGCTGAAAATTGCAATTGATTTACTTGATTCTCCAGCTTGTGTAGGAAGCTGAACAAGACaataagaagaagagcaagtaaAACTACAGATTGCCTTCAGATGACTAAATCAAGAGATTATTAATGGTTAAACTTAACAGAGCTATTTTTGCAGGAAGCATAAGGATCCTCTCAAGCCAAAGCATCCTATATCTGCCTTCATGTTTTATGCTAACGAGAGGAGAGCTGCTTTCCGTGAAGAGAACAAGAATGTCCTGGAGGTAAATTTAAGTACTTCAATTCACTCTCAAGATCcaccttttttaaaaaaaatgttgaacATAACGAAGATTGGTCAATAGGTCGCAAAGATGGAGAAGACTGGAAGAAGTTGCCAGAAGAACATAAAACACCATATGAAGAGGTCTATTTTTGTTGTATATATGCTTGCATCAACAGCTATTTAAAAACTTAAGAGTGAATGAACTGAGGTATTTTAACAGGTGgtaaagaagaacaagaagccATACTTGGAAGCAATGGAGGAATACAAAAGAACGAAGGGGCCAtgaatcaaaaaaaagaagaaaagaagaagaagaggagccATGAAACTCCATAAACATAACAGGATCATAATCATGTCTCTtgcagaaaaagaaagagaccAAGAATGAGAGGAACAAGAACGTTGACCCTAACAAACCCAAGAAGCCTACTTCATAATTCTTTCTTTTCAGGTATGAACCTAAATCTAATGTGACTCGAGTGTATCATAAGCTTTTAGATAGAAGtttataattgattaaaaaattgtttccaCAACAAAGATGCAAGGAAATCTTTTATGGAAAAGAATTTATGTAGGAAGAGCAGCTCGACAATCACTGCTCTAATCTCAGTGATCTCTTTAAAATTAAAACCCACATCCATGTCATTTTTTAAAACAGTTGTTGATTTTCAAAGAGACATGATACATAGCCATGTactttttatcttattttatatgttGCATTGGATCTTGGACACACAAAAATAAATCTTCAAATGTTaataactttaaatttaaacaaatatcaattatcaacttgaaaatatttcaataaaaataacgGAAACAAGAGGAAGCTCATTAAAGTTGCAGGATAACAATCTATTCAATCATAAAGGGAACAACCCATCTGTTAAGTCATAAGTACATGAATCATTGACTTTGTTCAAAATTATTATGTGAATCCTCTTTTTTTCATAGTATACATTCCTGACCAGTACCATATATGGTTATAACTTCACTACATTTTCAAAGTAACATATATTTACAATACATTCTTGCAAATAATTAAGTTTTAACACAAGAATAAATGAGACCAAACTTTCcactaccaaaaaaaaacacaaactatCCACTACAAACAAAATTTCTCAATTTCTCAGAAATATCGTTAAACTAAAAACATACAAAAgatgatcaaaaataaaaaaataaaattgaaatttcaCTCAATGTTGAAATTTAGCACCAATCGTCTTTTGATATCtcattttaatcaaattttcttttaatatcaaaatttgaaaatatatctatgaaatataatatttatgaaaattttatacaaaaatctCCCGCGGCGTAGCGCGGGTTTCTACCTAGTctattaataattatgtttatacGTAACGTCTTCCTCTATCTTTTTAACGCTTATTTCTTCTATAAAAAGTTTCAAAGTTCAAAACAAAagggaagaaaaaaaagggaaaatgaAAATGGACATGCAATAATATAAGGAACACCATTATTGCTCATCTCCGGATCATACTTTCTAAGGACTAACCTTTTGTCATGAAGCTTCTTCTCTCACtttcatattttgtattttcttaataagttTAATTAACTAACCAACTAGTAAGATGGAGCCGCTTATTACACATTATATATCCTCGAGTACTTATAGATGTGTATATACAAACCATCTAAATCCGAGTGTCttacataaaacaaaactattagGTATCAGTTTAGATTATATGGCACGCAAATGTTATATCAATGTTGAGTTAAACGTGGTTCTAAATCTGTCGAAGAGACGTTTTATAATTTGTGTTTTACTTCAAAACCCAAAGTCGACTTTAAATCGTTCAGTTGGGTCATTATCACAGTCTATAAATGTTGGTAAATTTGCAATATTCTAGATTTGTTTTGAAACTTGTAAACCACGTTAATTTCATTATCAGCATGTGAATCGTACCAATGTAACTTTAATAACATTAGTGGTTCGTATTACACTATTACTTAGAAGAAAACTCATTAGTTTTACTTCAGTTTCTTTGATAGTGATGTATCAATTGAAGTTCACTTCACTTTACATGGTATAGTAAACTACGACATCGGCCAGCTTGATTTGACATGACTACACACAGCTTGGTTGGTGCATATTCGCACATATACGTACATCTAAACGGAACCATTGTTTGGAATCTTATTTGGGTTGTTTTGTaggggatatatatatatgccatTGCCATGGTCATAGTTTTTAAGTGGTTAAGGATGAGCTGACATTGTATATTAATTCACACCGTAGGTTAATTAAGAtaaccctaatttttttaaatcatggCTTGGTCATATACACAGCACTAATTCAGACATTAGTGTAAGTAAGAGGGTGAAACTGCATGTCGGTGGAAATGCCAACCAAAAGcccaaaaaatacaaaaacgGTGTGCAACTCGTCGCTATTGAAAACAGCATGTTGTTCGacttgtattattttagttCTCATTTTGAAACGACACGCTGTGCTCATTCATAAATAAGGGACAACCCAATGTGTACGTGAAAAAATGACCCCAGgtattttcttaacatttcaaaacaaCTCTGTTCGTCCCCAGGTTTAGATTTAAATACCAGAAAAGAGGGGAAAAAATCAAATTCTGAgtagatgtttttattttctttaacgtaaaactacaatttttttttgtaatggtacataataataaaaagtaacttttttggatttgattaaaaggatatatataGAACAACAGAGTAAGAAGGATATCTAGAAACATTCTCTACAATATATGCTTTACATATAGGTATTAGTACATATGagttatatatagtataaaatattCTATAAGATATTGTAGTAAAAAAGGTATGATCTTATCTTTAACCATAATTAGGTAGATGATGAAATTCCAAACTACCACACATTTGTGGCTCACGAGTTTCCCACTTTGAACAGACCAAACATTATgtattgaaaaagaagaaatagagCAACCTTGTGATCTCACGAGATAACGCAAACCATTGTCTCTTATctgtacaaattaaaatatctcTCGTTCTCTTCTACACCTGTCTACAAATCTTTAAAGCTttgtctttctctctttctctctttctccgtTCGTTGTTGGTTATCAAAGGAAGACAAATGGGTTGTTCTAGTTCAACAGCCAAGGCAGAAGGTACAACCtcactctctcttctttctaaagtttaataaatatatgaatcgGATCAAAATGATAGTAAGATTATCATATGCACACACATCTTCTTTTTGATTGTTCTTAGTTTCTAGGCGTCCGTTTTCAACGTTTTAGGGCACCACATATATATAGGAGCATGTATGTGGTGTGGTGTGTGATGTGATGTGATTTTGTGTATGTTTGTAGGGAGAAAGGAAAAGATTCGAAGACCAAAATCATGGAAACATCCTCAGCCAATATCAAGAGCTGAGCTCACACAGATGCGAGAGGAGTTTTGGGACACAGCTCCTCACTATGGAGGCAAGAAAGGTGATGATCAACATTATCTAAACctgaaataaaaacacattCATCATAGATGTATCTACTCTCTCCATTTGGGCAAAGTGTTCACAACTTTGTGTTGTATGTAAACAGAGGTCTGGGATGCGTTAAGAGCTGCAGCAGAAGAAGAGGATTTATCTCTCGCTCAAACCATAATCGAGAGTGCTGGTGTGATTGCTCACAACAATGACCTCACCATTTGTTACGATGAgaaaggtaaaataaaataaaataaatatatatattctataaaaGGTTATTGGTTTAGTAGTTGAGGCGTTAACTTTTGCAGGTTCCAAGTATGAATTGCCTAAATATG belongs to Raphanus sativus cultivar WK10039 unplaced genomic scaffold, ASM80110v3 Scaffold1910, whole genome shotgun sequence and includes:
- the LOC130504966 gene encoding ras-related protein RABA1b-like, which encodes MAGYRVEDDYDYLFKVVLIGDSGVGKSNLLSRFTKNEFNLESKSTIGVEFATRTLKVDEKVVKAQIWDTAGQERYRAITSAYYRGAVGALLVYDTTRRATFENVDRWLKELKNHTDPNIVVMLVGNKSDLRHLLAVPTEDGKSYAEQESLCFMETSALESTNVENAFAEVLTQIYRITSKKQMEAGEDGNGSVPKGEKIEVKNDVSALKKLGCCSN
- the LOC130504962 gene encoding precursor of CEP13-like, with the translated sequence MACPRVSILTFCLLLFVVGFVSQYCEARKVLMPYNASEGLFLSTLPKGNVPPSGPSDKGHTFQPEDYLDKHMVSEIHRQLGSVPSPGVGH
- the LOC130504964 gene encoding uncharacterized protein LOC130504964; translated protein: MGCSSSTAKAEGRKEKIRRPKSWKHPQPISRAELTQMREEFWDTAPHYGGKKEVWDALRAAAEEEDLSLAQTIIESAGVIAHNNDLTICYDEKGSKYELPKYVLRDPSNLIRTK